In one window of Nocardia brasiliensis DNA:
- a CDS encoding ABC transporter ATP-binding protein, protein MTTTEAPIVQVSGLRKKYGSFLALDEVSLAVGRGEIFGLLGRNGAGKTTALDIICGLVKPTAGKVEVFGTDVRRHGRRVRRRIGYVPQDNTVYLPMTVRQNLRFSAIVRGMSGAAAGRRAAEVMERLGLGHIADRGGAHLSGGERRRLSIGMGIVHAPPLMVLDEPSTGVDIDSRQAIHHLLRELRGEGSTLLYTTHHLDEAESLCDRVAVLDAGKVLATADVKSFVAEYGSPYCEIVSDHTDAVTRLLREALPEARIMLHGRRIRVGAEEAEQVATVVRVLGASNLPVKDVRAVPVSLENAFLQAIERHPAAAAR, encoded by the coding sequence GTGACCACCACCGAAGCGCCGATCGTCCAGGTTAGCGGCCTACGCAAAAAGTACGGCTCATTCCTCGCCCTGGACGAGGTGAGTCTTGCCGTCGGGCGCGGTGAGATCTTCGGTCTGCTCGGCCGCAATGGCGCGGGCAAGACCACCGCACTGGACATCATCTGTGGGCTGGTCAAGCCGACGGCTGGAAAGGTGGAGGTCTTCGGCACCGACGTGCGCAGGCACGGCAGACGGGTGCGCCGGCGAATCGGCTATGTCCCACAGGACAATACGGTGTACCTGCCGATGACCGTGCGGCAGAACCTGCGCTTCTCCGCGATCGTGCGCGGGATGTCGGGCGCCGCCGCCGGGCGCAGGGCGGCAGAGGTGATGGAGCGACTGGGGCTCGGGCACATCGCCGATCGCGGCGGCGCGCACCTGTCCGGCGGCGAACGCCGCCGCCTGTCGATCGGCATGGGCATCGTGCACGCGCCGCCGCTGATGGTGCTGGACGAACCGAGCACCGGCGTCGACATCGACTCCCGGCAGGCCATCCATCACCTGCTGCGGGAACTGCGCGGGGAGGGCTCGACGCTGCTCTACACGACCCACCATCTGGACGAGGCCGAAAGTCTCTGCGACCGTGTCGCGGTGCTCGACGCGGGCAAGGTGCTCGCCACCGCCGACGTGAAGAGTTTCGTCGCCGAGTACGGCAGCCCGTACTGCGAGATCGTCAGCGACCACACCGACGCCGTGACGAGGCTGCTCCGCGAGGCGTTACCGGAGGCGCGGATCATGCTGCACGGCAGGCGGATTCGAGTGGGTGCCGAAGAAGCCGAACAGGTGGCGACCGTGGTGCGGGTGCTCGGCGCGAGCAACCTGCCCGTCAAGGACGTGCGCGCGGTGCCGGTGTCGCTGGAAAACGCGTTCCTGCAGGCGATCGAGCGACATCCCGCAGCGGCGGCGCGATGA
- a CDS encoding helix-turn-helix transcriptional regulator yields the protein MNYVVGRSAETAQLLALLQRARESRGAAVVLRGEPGIGKSLLLDQLADASSGFVVMRAAGAEFETELPYSALHQLCVPVLQHLDALPAPHRGALRIAFGMDTGTPDPFLAGVAALGLLLEHDRPLLCLIDDAQWLDHASARTMAFLARRIGAERVALVFAARAEVAEFAQLPQLEVARLSESEARALLAREFHASLDERVRERILAEARGNPLALLELPRTAGAGGLAGGFDLPAPLAAERSFRARLAELSPEQRLLLTVAAAEPLGDPGLLWPAAALLGVAAAAGELPLVEFGARVRFVHPLARSAVYQAAAPAERRRAHGALAEVSDPATDPDRVAWHRALACAGPDEQVAVELTRSADRAQARGGVAAAAAFLERAAALTLDPGLRTERVLAAVEAKLAVGDFAAAAELLSTVAPEDPRVDLLRGRISFARFRGGELPTGHLLRAAARLAEREPARARACYLDAFEMSMLIGGVGAVTAAARTAPPAPQPGTGADIILDGMVALTVEGHRAAAKLLHPLVADGADGAWLRWPTLGYLLALELWDLDAMRAIATRVVTSGRELGAYHLLPIGLAMRATVSALDGDFGTVTALLAEQEAIAEATGAAPLVYPRIHLVALRGRRAAAEELFAGVGPEMTLSVHYATAVLNNGLADYAAALGAAEKAVAAGDLGLSGLALPELVEAATRCHRTDLARAACAALQDRATAGERAWGRGMAAYARALVDDDEPAYQEAIALLDAGGPLIAGARAHLIYGEWLRRAGRRRDARTELRRAHEALTELGAEAFAARAAGELRATGASARSRSAQAADTLTVQETHIARLVAGGATSKEVAAQLFLSPRTVDAHLRNIFRKLGISSRRQLRGL from the coding sequence GTGAACTATGTGGTCGGTCGATCGGCGGAGACGGCGCAGCTCCTGGCACTGCTGCAGCGGGCGCGGGAATCTCGTGGCGCCGCGGTGGTGCTGCGCGGGGAACCCGGCATCGGCAAGAGCCTGCTGCTCGATCAGCTGGCCGACGCGTCGTCCGGGTTCGTGGTCATGCGGGCCGCGGGTGCGGAGTTCGAGACCGAGCTGCCGTATTCGGCCTTGCACCAGTTGTGTGTCCCGGTGCTGCAACATCTCGACGCGCTGCCCGCGCCGCACCGGGGCGCGTTGCGGATCGCGTTCGGTATGGACACCGGTACCCCGGACCCGTTCCTGGCCGGGGTCGCGGCACTGGGGCTGCTGCTCGAGCACGACCGCCCGCTGCTGTGCCTCATCGACGACGCGCAATGGCTCGACCATGCCTCGGCCCGCACCATGGCCTTCCTCGCGCGCCGGATCGGGGCCGAGCGGGTCGCCCTGGTCTTCGCCGCGCGCGCGGAGGTGGCCGAGTTCGCGCAGTTGCCCCAGCTGGAGGTGGCGCGGCTGAGCGAATCGGAGGCGCGGGCCTTGCTGGCGCGGGAGTTCCACGCCTCGCTGGACGAGCGCGTGCGCGAGCGCATCCTGGCCGAGGCACGGGGTAATCCGCTGGCCCTGCTCGAGCTGCCACGCACCGCGGGGGCGGGCGGCCTGGCGGGCGGTTTCGACCTGCCCGCGCCGCTCGCGGCGGAGCGAAGCTTTCGTGCTCGGCTGGCCGAACTCTCGCCCGAGCAGCGGTTGCTGCTCACCGTCGCGGCGGCGGAACCGCTCGGTGACCCGGGCCTGTTGTGGCCCGCGGCAGCGCTTTTGGGCGTCGCGGCGGCGGCGGGGGAACTGCCGCTCGTCGAGTTCGGCGCCCGGGTCCGGTTCGTCCATCCGCTCGCGCGCTCGGCGGTCTATCAGGCCGCCGCACCGGCCGAGCGGCGGCGGGCGCACGGCGCGCTCGCCGAGGTGAGCGACCCGGCGACGGACCCGGATCGGGTCGCATGGCATCGCGCACTCGCCTGTGCCGGGCCGGACGAACAGGTCGCGGTCGAGCTGACCCGCTCGGCCGACCGCGCGCAGGCGCGCGGCGGTGTGGCCGCGGCTGCCGCGTTTCTGGAACGAGCCGCGGCACTCACCCTCGATCCCGGGTTGCGGACCGAACGGGTGCTCGCCGCGGTCGAGGCGAAGCTCGCGGTCGGGGATTTCGCCGCAGCCGCGGAACTGCTGTCCACCGTGGCGCCCGAGGACCCGCGCGTCGATCTGCTGCGCGGGCGTATCTCGTTCGCCCGCTTCCGCGGTGGCGAACTGCCGACCGGGCATCTGCTGCGGGCCGCCGCGCGCCTGGCCGAGCGCGAACCGGCGCGGGCGCGCGCGTGCTATCTGGACGCGTTCGAGATGAGCATGCTGATCGGCGGTGTCGGCGCGGTGACCGCGGCCGCCCGCACCGCGCCGCCCGCGCCGCAGCCCGGCACCGGCGCGGACATCATCCTGGACGGCATGGTCGCGTTGACCGTCGAGGGACATCGAGCGGCCGCGAAACTGCTGCACCCGCTGGTGGCCGATGGTGCCGACGGCGCGTGGCTGCGCTGGCCGACGCTCGGATATCTGCTCGCGCTCGAACTGTGGGATCTGGACGCGATGCGCGCGATCGCCACCCGCGTCGTCACCTCCGGGCGCGAGCTCGGTGCATACCATCTGTTGCCGATCGGTCTCGCCATGCGCGCGACGGTGTCCGCGCTGGACGGTGATTTCGGCACCGTCACGGCGCTGCTCGCCGAGCAGGAGGCGATCGCGGAGGCGACCGGGGCCGCGCCGCTGGTGTATCCGCGCATTCATCTGGTCGCGCTGCGCGGGCGGCGCGCGGCCGCCGAGGAACTGTTCGCCGGTGTCGGACCGGAGATGACACTGAGCGTGCACTACGCCACCGCGGTGCTCAACAACGGTCTGGCCGACTACGCCGCCGCGTTGGGTGCCGCCGAAAAAGCTGTCGCGGCCGGCGACCTCGGCCTGTCCGGCCTGGCGTTGCCGGAACTGGTGGAGGCCGCGACGCGTTGCCACCGAACCGATCTCGCGCGCGCCGCGTGCGCCGCGCTGCAAGACCGTGCGACGGCCGGGGAGCGGGCGTGGGGACGTGGCATGGCGGCCTATGCAAGGGCTTTGGTGGACGATGACGAGCCGGCCTATCAGGAGGCGATCGCACTGCTCGACGCGGGCGGACCGCTGATCGCGGGGGCCAGGGCGCACCTGATCTACGGGGAATGGCTGCGCAGGGCGGGGCGTCGCCGCGATGCCAGAACCGAACTGCGACGCGCCCACGAGGCGTTGACCGAACTCGGCGCGGAGGCGTTCGCGGCGCGGGCGGCGGGCGAGTTGCGCGCCACCGGCGCGAGCGCGCGCAGCCGGTCCGCGCAGGCCGCCGACACGCTCACCGTGCAGGAAACGCACATCGCGCGACTGGTCGCGGGCGGCGCGACCTCGAAAGAGGTGGCGGCTCAGCTGTTCCTGAGCCCCCGCACCGTTGACGCGCACCTGCGCAACATCTTTCGCAAACTGGGGATCTCGTCGCGGCGGCAGTTGCGCGGCCTGTGA
- a CDS encoding serine hydrolase domain-containing protein codes for MDMMAELWAAVSAEVEARRLPGAVIAVTRHGTVRDVRAVGHLDPDRGRPMREDAIFRIYSMTKVFTALAALTMAAEHRLRLRDPVAAWLPGFADIQVLVDGTPRAPKRPPTLADLLRQSAGIGGGFHTSAHLASYYARAGVRKYEHTAARHTLDDVVANLARQPLAADPGTVWEYGMAMDVLGRVLEIADGSTLDEIVERRVCRPLGLRDTGFRVAAADHDRVAQPFAQAPATPKGLVTHKDRPGWLSAGSGGYATAADFATLLCAITPDQEGGLSIPALGPCTRALFVDQIGALAGTGPDYIPGKGYGFSYGLHVPSSDPAWAAADPSAHTVGWLGRAATSFVYDLPSGAGAVLMTQCYGRAVHYRDLVREIVTRQAEAWT; via the coding sequence ATGGACATGATGGCGGAACTCTGGGCGGCCGTATCGGCGGAGGTCGAGGCGCGCAGGCTGCCCGGTGCGGTCATCGCGGTGACCCGGCATGGGACGGTGCGCGACGTGCGCGCCGTCGGGCATCTCGACCCGGACCGCGGGCGGCCGATGCGCGAGGACGCGATATTCCGCATCTATTCCATGACAAAGGTCTTCACCGCCCTGGCCGCCCTGACGATGGCCGCCGAGCATCGACTACGGCTGCGCGATCCGGTGGCGGCGTGGCTGCCGGGCTTCGCCGATATCCAGGTGCTCGTCGACGGCACGCCGCGCGCGCCGAAACGTCCGCCGACGCTGGCAGATCTCCTGCGACAGAGCGCGGGGATCGGCGGCGGATTCCACACCTCGGCGCACCTGGCGTCGTATTACGCGCGAGCGGGCGTGCGGAAATACGAGCACACCGCCGCGAGGCACACCCTGGACGACGTGGTGGCGAACCTGGCCCGCCAGCCGCTGGCCGCCGACCCTGGCACGGTGTGGGAGTACGGCATGGCGATGGATGTGCTCGGGCGGGTACTCGAGATCGCGGACGGCAGCACGCTGGACGAGATCGTCGAGCGGCGGGTCTGTCGCCCGCTCGGCCTGCGCGACACCGGTTTCCGCGTCGCCGCCGCCGACCACGACCGTGTCGCGCAGCCGTTCGCGCAAGCGCCCGCCACCCCGAAAGGACTGGTGACGCACAAGGATCGGCCCGGTTGGCTGTCGGCCGGTTCCGGCGGATACGCCACGGCCGCGGATTTCGCCACGCTGCTCTGCGCGATCACTCCGGATCAGGAGGGCGGGCTGTCGATCCCGGCGCTCGGGCCGTGCACCCGCGCGTTGTTCGTCGACCAGATCGGTGCGTTGGCCGGTACCGGACCCGACTACATCCCCGGGAAAGGCTACGGATTCTCCTACGGGCTGCACGTGCCGAGCAGCGATCCGGCCTGGGCCGCAGCGGATCCGAGCGCGCACACCGTCGGCTGGCTGGGGCGCGCCGCGACCAGCTTCGTCTACGACCTGCCCAGCGGCGCGGGCGCGGTGCTGATGACCCAGTGCTACGGGCGTGCGGTGCACTATCGGGATCTGGTGCGCGAGATCGTCACCCGGCAGGCCGAGGCATGGACGTGA
- a CDS encoding sensor histidine kinase, with translation MAITTQQTTPIAGPESWPRGLPTVRHRDGHGPDWIDIGIAAACFLIFTLPVLVGATSGIGSLPAIAACGGAVVLPLVVRRRWPVVVVAAVAAVLCLSAVLGVRFTPWVSNLGPAFGVAVLTLADRRPRRESLLVTGVALVALYILGWVAAELRPDQEQNFVQLLVAVPAWLLGDMLRTRREYRNIVAEQRIRQAREEERRIRAEERLRISREVHDLISHTLSMVAVRSGVARLVLDEQPGEARAALGAIETASRSALGELRRVLAQIRESGAEPEPRDPGLAEIAGLIDGLRHDGLEVAYQVVGAPVEYPPLLRTTAYRIVQEALTNVVKHAHTDRAWVEIRHAPTELRVSITDAGPVPGRAAEPEPSGSGLGLLGMRERVSLFGGRLEAGPRPDGGFAVTAIFPLDREHE, from the coding sequence ATGGCGATCACCACTCAGCAGACGACCCCGATCGCCGGACCGGAATCCTGGCCGCGCGGGCTGCCCACGGTCCGGCACCGGGACGGCCACGGACCCGACTGGATCGACATCGGCATCGCCGCCGCCTGCTTCCTGATCTTCACCCTGCCCGTGCTGGTCGGCGCGACCAGCGGCATCGGTTCGTTACCGGCGATCGCGGCATGCGGCGGCGCGGTGGTGCTCCCGTTGGTCGTGCGCAGGCGCTGGCCGGTCGTGGTGGTCGCCGCGGTCGCGGCCGTGCTCTGTCTGTCCGCGGTGCTCGGTGTGCGGTTCACGCCGTGGGTGAGTAACCTCGGCCCGGCCTTCGGCGTCGCCGTGCTCACGCTGGCCGACCGGCGACCGCGACGGGAGTCGCTGCTCGTCACCGGGGTCGCGCTGGTCGCGCTCTACATCCTGGGCTGGGTCGCCGCGGAATTGCGTCCGGACCAGGAGCAGAATTTCGTGCAGCTGCTGGTCGCGGTGCCCGCCTGGCTGCTCGGCGACATGCTGCGCACTCGTCGCGAGTATCGGAACATCGTGGCGGAGCAGCGGATTCGGCAGGCGCGCGAGGAAGAACGCCGGATCAGGGCCGAGGAACGGCTGCGGATCTCGCGTGAGGTGCACGATCTGATCTCGCACACGCTGAGCATGGTCGCGGTGCGGTCCGGGGTGGCGCGCCTGGTTCTCGACGAGCAACCGGGCGAGGCGCGTGCGGCACTGGGCGCGATCGAGACGGCCAGTCGCTCGGCGCTGGGCGAACTGCGTCGCGTGCTGGCCCAGATCCGCGAGTCCGGCGCGGAGCCCGAACCGCGCGATCCCGGGTTGGCCGAGATCGCCGGACTGATCGACGGCCTGCGGCACGACGGACTGGAGGTGGCGTACCAGGTCGTCGGCGCACCGGTCGAGTATCCGCCGCTGCTGCGGACCACCGCCTATCGAATCGTGCAGGAGGCACTGACCAACGTGGTCAAACACGCGCACACGGACCGAGCATGGGTCGAAATCCGCCACGCGCCGACCGAGTTACGCGTGTCGATCACCGACGCGGGACCGGTGCCGGGGCGGGCGGCTGAGCCCGAGCCGAGTGGATCCGGGCTCGGACTGCTCGGGATGCGCGAACGGGTTTCGCTGTTCGGCGGCCGCCTCGAGGCCGGGCCGCGACCCGACGGTGGCTTCGCTGTCACCGCGATCTTCCCGCTCGATCGAGAACACGAATGA
- a CDS encoding ABC transporter permease: MTITWAFLRKEAATWRHDPTLFVFLFAAPLLMQALLSDAFSHLSDGTGADQTVPGFTIMFGFYVMMFMGTAHYREHACGAWSSVRTSGLSRTTMVVQLAMPYFLLSAAQMVLLIGTGRVLFGATVNGSLLALTVLILSIAWTAIALGLVLVALTRNVSAMQNLCQLVVLGMGVIGGAVVPVGLLPGWNRPLAPLTPQYWAVDGMREVLAHQGELTSIVPHLLVLLGWAGVLSVIATLAFDPGSARRVAIR, encoded by the coding sequence ATGACGATCACCTGGGCCTTCCTGCGCAAGGAAGCGGCGACGTGGCGGCACGACCCCACCCTGTTCGTCTTCCTCTTCGCGGCACCGCTGTTGATGCAGGCGCTGCTGAGCGACGCCTTCTCGCACCTGAGCGACGGCACCGGGGCGGATCAGACGGTGCCGGGCTTCACCATCATGTTCGGCTTCTACGTCATGATGTTCATGGGCACCGCGCACTATCGCGAACATGCCTGCGGCGCATGGAGTTCCGTGCGCACCAGCGGATTGTCCCGCACCACGATGGTGGTGCAGCTGGCCATGCCGTACTTTCTGCTGTCGGCGGCGCAGATGGTACTGCTGATCGGCACCGGCCGGGTGCTGTTCGGCGCGACGGTCAACGGATCGCTGCTCGCCCTCACCGTCCTGATCCTGTCCATCGCGTGGACCGCGATCGCCCTCGGCCTGGTGCTCGTCGCGCTCACCCGCAACGTCTCGGCCATGCAGAACCTTTGCCAGCTGGTGGTGCTCGGCATGGGCGTGATCGGCGGCGCGGTGGTCCCGGTGGGATTGCTGCCGGGGTGGAATCGCCCCCTCGCGCCGCTGACCCCGCAGTACTGGGCGGTGGACGGAATGCGGGAGGTGCTGGCGCACCAGGGGGAATTGACGAGCATCGTGCCGCACCTGCTGGTGCTGCTCGGCTGGGCCGGTGTCTTGTCCGTCATCGCGACACTGGCCTTCGACCCGGGCAGTGCGCGTCGCGTGGCCATTCGCTGA
- the panC gene encoding pantoate--beta-alanine ligase — MIVVRSTAELHEVLAEPRAHGKSIGYVPTMGALHEGHLALVHAARERDEVVVASIFVNPLQFAPHEDFDAYPRDEERDLALCEKAAADIVWLPTADELFPPGFGVSVALPRLSSVLCGVGRPTHFAGVTTEMSKILILLAPTAVYLGEKDFQQLVVLRALVRDLGLPLEVRAVPTVREPDGLALSSRNAYLTEAERPTAAALFRILSAAAPRLRVEPVDEVLAAGRRALTAAGFARIDYLELVHPETLDPVRTAVPGARLVAAGWVGRTRLLDNIAV, encoded by the coding sequence ATGATCGTTGTCCGGAGTACGGCGGAATTGCACGAGGTTTTGGCCGAGCCGCGCGCACACGGGAAGAGCATCGGTTACGTGCCCACCATGGGCGCGTTGCACGAGGGTCATCTCGCGCTGGTCCACGCGGCCCGCGAACGCGACGAGGTGGTGGTCGCGTCGATCTTCGTCAACCCCTTGCAATTCGCGCCGCACGAGGACTTCGACGCCTATCCGCGCGACGAGGAACGGGATCTGGCGCTCTGCGAGAAGGCGGCGGCCGACATCGTCTGGTTGCCCACGGCGGACGAACTCTTCCCGCCCGGTTTCGGCGTGAGCGTCGCGCTGCCTCGCCTTTCATCGGTGCTGTGCGGGGTCGGCCGGCCGACCCATTTCGCCGGTGTCACCACCGAGATGTCGAAGATCCTGATTCTGCTCGCGCCGACCGCGGTGTATCTGGGGGAGAAGGACTTCCAACAGCTGGTGGTGTTGCGCGCGCTCGTGCGCGACCTGGGCCTGCCGCTCGAGGTCCGGGCCGTGCCCACCGTGCGCGAGCCGGACGGGCTGGCCCTTTCCTCGCGCAATGCCTACCTCACCGAGGCCGAAAGACCCACCGCCGCGGCGCTGTTCCGGATCCTGTCGGCGGCGGCGCCGCGGCTGCGCGTCGAGCCGGTGGACGAGGTGCTCGCCGCGGGCAGGCGTGCACTCACCGCCGCCGGGTTCGCGCGGATCGACTACTTGGAACTGGTGCACCCCGAAACGCTCGACCCGGTACGTACCGCGGTGCCGGGTGCCAGGCTGGTGGCCGCGGGGTGGGTCGGACGGACCAGATTGCTCGACAACATAGCCGTGTAG
- a CDS encoding response regulator: MTAEHPRADLIRVLIADDEALVRAGFRVLVESAPDLRVLGEAGNGGEAVRLTRQLRPDVVLMDIRMPIMDGLEAMRHIAAGGADGPRVLIVTTFDQDEHVFQALRSGASGFLLKDSPPEQLLQAIRVVAAGDALLTPSITRRMISAFASRPAALPALPDGGDALTEREREVFEHVAAGRSNAEIAATLHLSVATVKTHVGRLLTKLSVRDRAQLVVLAYESGIVIPGNR; encoded by the coding sequence ATGACCGCAGAGCATCCTCGTGCAGACCTGATTCGGGTGCTGATCGCAGACGACGAAGCCCTCGTGCGCGCCGGGTTCCGGGTGCTGGTCGAGTCCGCACCGGATCTGCGCGTGCTCGGCGAGGCGGGCAACGGCGGCGAAGCGGTCCGGCTCACCCGGCAACTGCGACCCGACGTGGTGCTGATGGACATCCGGATGCCGATCATGGACGGCTTGGAGGCGATGCGCCACATCGCCGCGGGCGGCGCCGACGGTCCGCGGGTGTTGATCGTCACCACCTTCGATCAGGACGAGCACGTCTTCCAGGCATTGCGCAGCGGCGCAAGCGGTTTCCTGCTCAAGGACTCGCCGCCGGAGCAGTTGCTGCAGGCGATCCGGGTCGTCGCGGCCGGGGACGCGTTGCTCACCCCGAGCATCACCCGCCGCATGATCAGCGCGTTCGCCAGCAGGCCGGCCGCGCTGCCCGCGCTGCCGGACGGGGGCGACGCGCTCACCGAGCGCGAGCGCGAGGTGTTCGAACATGTCGCGGCGGGCCGTTCCAACGCCGAGATCGCGGCGACGCTGCATCTCAGCGTGGCCACGGTGAAAACTCATGTGGGCAGGCTGCTCACCAAACTGTCGGTCCGCGATCGCGCGCAACTCGTTGTGCTCGCTTATGAATCGGGCATCGTGATTCCGGGCAATCGCTGA
- a CDS encoding GNAT family N-acetyltransferase, with protein sequence MTAESTLDVITPVHPLDDPVRTSLLGAHRRFAGWAGRIGRYDPEVARFFGHPPELDDQDWSDLATLLGPGGATALRGEGHVPPAGWSVLEEVETVQMDGSALRVAHDPGFEVLTAADVPLMLELIARTEPGPFAPRTIEMGTYLGLRVDGRVVAMAGERMHPPGWTEISAVCTDAEFRGRGIASRLIRAVGAGIRARGETPFLHAVAHNTTAISLYETLGFTLRKRSRLTIVRAPGTVDDSPDFE encoded by the coding sequence GTGACCGCTGAGTCGACCCTCGATGTCATTACCCCGGTGCATCCGCTGGACGACCCGGTGCGCACGTCGTTGCTCGGCGCGCACCGCCGGTTCGCGGGTTGGGCGGGACGCATCGGGCGCTACGACCCGGAGGTCGCGAGGTTCTTCGGGCACCCGCCGGAACTGGACGACCAGGACTGGTCCGATCTGGCCACGCTGCTCGGTCCCGGTGGTGCGACCGCGCTGCGCGGCGAGGGACATGTGCCGCCCGCGGGCTGGTCGGTGCTGGAGGAAGTCGAGACGGTTCAGATGGACGGTTCCGCGCTACGCGTCGCCCATGATCCGGGATTCGAGGTGCTCACCGCTGCCGACGTACCGCTGATGCTGGAGCTGATCGCCCGCACCGAGCCGGGGCCGTTCGCGCCACGGACCATCGAGATGGGCACCTACCTGGGTCTGCGGGTGGATGGCAGGGTGGTCGCCATGGCGGGCGAGCGCATGCACCCGCCGGGCTGGACCGAGATCAGCGCCGTGTGCACCGACGCCGAGTTCCGCGGCCGCGGCATCGCCTCGCGCCTGATCCGGGCGGTCGGCGCCGGGATCAGAGCGCGCGGCGAGACGCCGTTCCTGCACGCCGTCGCGCACAATACGACCGCGATCAGCCTCTACGAGACGCTAGGATTCACCCTGCGGAAGCGGTCCCGTCTGACGATCGTGCGGGCGCCCGGCACGGTGGACGATTCGCCCGATTTCGAATAG
- a CDS encoding aminotransferase class III-fold pyridoxal phosphate-dependent enzyme, whose product MEETTAPRGRVIQSWTRQGGEAPPRIVGGDGCRFFDAAGRSYLDFGSQLVNANLGHGRTEVQEAVQKQVATMATLGRPWDVEIVEELAHRLAEVTPGDLNSFFFACSGTEANEAAIRLARAYTGRSKVIARYRSYHGSTAGALSLTGEPRRWVGEPGMPGVVRMLDPYTYRCPAGHPTPCPVCSGAPHLRELLEYEGAQNVAAVIIEPITGINGVIMPPEGYLRAIREVCTEHGIMLILDEVMTGFGRTGTWFACDRWDVVPDMITCAKGLTAGYIPLAAVAVSDRLSDWLQESTFPYGLTHSAHPVGCAAAVAVLGVYQKERLVERADRLGVLIEAQLRALAQHPSVGDVRGTGCFWGIELVRDRVTKQPLVPFNPDAVAAEPMTRLTAAAFRKGLYLLTHWNIILVCPPLVIEADEIREGMALLDEALCIADEYVTEA is encoded by the coding sequence ATGGAAGAGACAACCGCTCCCAGGGGACGGGTGATCCAGTCATGGACACGACAGGGCGGGGAAGCGCCGCCGCGCATCGTCGGCGGCGACGGCTGCCGGTTCTTCGACGCCGCCGGGCGGTCGTATCTGGACTTCGGCTCGCAGCTGGTGAACGCCAATCTGGGACACGGCCGTACCGAGGTGCAGGAGGCCGTGCAGAAGCAGGTGGCCACCATGGCCACGCTCGGCCGCCCCTGGGATGTGGAGATCGTCGAGGAACTGGCGCATCGGCTCGCCGAGGTGACCCCGGGCGATCTCAACTCGTTCTTCTTCGCCTGCAGCGGCACGGAGGCGAACGAGGCGGCGATCCGCCTGGCCAGGGCCTACACCGGCCGTAGCAAGGTGATCGCGCGCTACCGGTCCTATCACGGCAGCACCGCGGGCGCGCTGTCGCTGACCGGTGAGCCCCGCCGCTGGGTCGGGGAACCGGGTATGCCCGGCGTGGTGCGCATGCTCGACCCCTACACCTACCGCTGCCCGGCCGGTCATCCCACGCCGTGTCCCGTGTGCTCGGGTGCGCCGCACTTGCGGGAACTGCTCGAGTACGAGGGTGCGCAGAACGTTGCCGCGGTGATCATCGAGCCGATCACCGGCATCAACGGCGTGATCATGCCGCCCGAGGGCTATCTGCGCGCCATCCGCGAGGTGTGCACCGAGCACGGCATCATGCTCATCCTCGACGAGGTGATGACCGGATTCGGCCGCACCGGAACATGGTTCGCGTGCGACCGGTGGGATGTCGTGCCCGACATGATCACCTGTGCGAAGGGGCTCACCGCCGGATACATACCGCTGGCCGCCGTCGCCGTGAGCGACCGATTGTCGGACTGGTTGCAGGAGTCCACCTTTCCATACGGGCTCACCCACAGTGCTCACCCGGTCGGCTGCGCGGCGGCGGTCGCCGTGCTCGGCGTGTATCAGAAGGAACGCCTCGTCGAGCGCGCGGACCGGCTCGGTGTGCTCATCGAGGCGCAACTGCGGGCGCTGGCGCAGCATCCCTCGGTCGGGGATGTCCGTGGCACCGGCTGCTTCTGGGGGATCGAGCTGGTGCGTGACCGGGTGACGAAGCAGCCGCTGGTTCCGTTCAACCCCGATGCCGTCGCGGCCGAACCGATGACCCGGCTGACCGCCGCGGCCTTCCGCAAGGGCCTGTACCTGCTCACCCACTGGAACATCATCCTGGTGTGCCCGCCGTTGGTGATCGAGGCGGACGAGATCCGGGAGGGGATGGCGTTGCTGGACGAGGCACTCTGCATCGCGGACGAATACGTCACCGAGGCATGA